The proteins below are encoded in one region of Pseudomonas sp. SCB32:
- a CDS encoding universal stress protein → MIRSILYATDLGLYAPYVLQHALSLARAYGVQLYVVHAVEPLGLFAESVLQTYLDENTLNEMRANGLHNVMGSIEQRVMEGFRDELGELRQDAELIHSVRVIQGDPPMVILDEARRLGVDLIVAGSHSHGEGLNTPLGRTAGRLVQLAEVPVYLVPMLLHR, encoded by the coding sequence ATGATTCGATCGATTCTTTACGCCACCGACCTTGGTCTTTATGCACCCTATGTCCTCCAGCATGCCCTCTCGCTGGCGCGGGCCTATGGGGTCCAGCTGTACGTGGTGCACGCCGTGGAGCCGCTCGGGCTGTTCGCCGAGTCAGTGCTGCAGACTTATCTTGACGAGAACACCCTCAATGAAATGCGCGCCAATGGCCTGCACAACGTCATGGGCAGCATCGAGCAACGCGTGATGGAAGGGTTCCGCGACGAGCTGGGGGAGCTGCGTCAGGATGCCGAACTGATCCACTCGGTGCGAGTCATTCAGGGGGACCCGCCGATGGTGATCCTCGATGAGGCGCGGCGCCTGGGGGTGGACCTGATAGTGGCTGGCAGCCACAGCCACGGGGAGGGGCTGAACACGCCGCTGGGGCGCACCGCGGGGCGACTAGTGCAATTGGCGGAGGTGCCGGTGTACCTGGTGCCGATGCTGCTGCACCGTTGA
- a CDS encoding 5'-nucleotidase: MAKGLGDKLVVAISSRALFDLRESHQVYEREGVEAYRQYQIAREDEVLPPGDAFALVQKLLALNGASDSAPVEVILVSRNSADTGLRVFNSIQHYGLGISRAAFVGGRSPYPYLKAFNCHLFLSTHIDDVRNALEAGFAAATILSGGTRRESNGELRFAFDGDAVLFSDDSERVYQRGGLEAFQTHERESAREPLGGGPFKPFLAALNRVQQAFPQESCPIRTALVTARSAPAHERVIRTLREWDIRLDESLFLGGLDKAAFLEAFAADVFFDDQAGHCEKAREVVATGHVPHGVSNEKQLAR, from the coding sequence ATGGCGAAGGGACTGGGTGACAAGCTGGTAGTGGCGATCTCCTCGCGGGCGCTGTTCGACCTGCGCGAGAGCCACCAGGTGTACGAGCGCGAAGGCGTCGAAGCCTATCGCCAATACCAGATCGCCCGTGAGGACGAGGTATTGCCGCCCGGTGATGCCTTCGCCCTGGTGCAGAAGCTGCTGGCGCTCAACGGCGCCTCGGACAGTGCACCCGTGGAAGTCATCCTGGTTTCGCGAAACAGCGCCGATACCGGCCTGCGCGTATTCAACTCCATCCAGCACTACGGCCTGGGCATTTCCCGCGCCGCCTTCGTCGGCGGTCGCAGCCCGTATCCGTACCTGAAAGCGTTCAACTGCCACTTGTTCCTCTCCACCCACATCGACGATGTGCGCAACGCGCTGGAGGCCGGCTTCGCCGCCGCTACAATCCTCTCCGGCGGCACCCGGCGCGAGAGCAATGGCGAGTTGCGCTTCGCCTTCGATGGCGACGCCGTGCTGTTCTCCGATGACTCCGAGCGCGTCTATCAGCGGGGCGGGCTGGAGGCCTTCCAGACCCATGAACGTGAGTCCGCCCGCGAGCCCCTGGGTGGTGGTCCGTTCAAGCCTTTCCTTGCCGCACTCAACCGCGTGCAGCAGGCATTCCCACAGGAGTCCTGCCCGATCCGCACCGCGCTGGTCACCGCACGCTCGGCACCGGCTCACGAGCGGGTAATCCGCACGCTGCGTGAGTGGGATATCCGCCTCGACGAGTCGCTGTTCCTCGGCGGCCTGGACAAGGCGGCATTCCTCGAAGCCTTCGCCGCCGACGTGTTCTTCGACGACCAGGCCGGGCATTGCGAGAAGGCCCGCGAAGTGGTCGCCACCGGGCATGTGCCGCACGGCGTGAGCAACGAAAAACAGCTCGCCCGATAG